The Paenibacillus mucilaginosus 3016 genome includes the window GGGGCAAGGGGGATATCCCTACTTTGCTTATGCTGCAGTGTATCTTCCCTATAATTACAGCCGGGACGGCAAGCCTTTCAAGGTCATGTACCTGTCCCACGGGGCTGGCAACCCTGCCAGCGAGCACTCCTGGACGGGCAAAGGCGTGATCCAGAACCAGATGGACAACATGATCGCATCCGGCGGCAGCGAGCCTTTCGTCGTCGTCAGCATTGACAATTACGCCACGGGCTGGAATGGGGATAATTTCCTGAACGTACTCGTTCCTGCGATTGAGGCCAAATATAATGTGAGCCGGGACCCGGCGGACCGCGCGGTGGTGGGCTTCTCCAGGGGCGCTTACTTCACCCACGACGTAATGAAGACGGGCCCGGATTTCGCTGACAGCTACGGCCTGTTCAGTGCCTATCTGCCCGACTCCACCATGGCGGCGGACTACACCGCCCTGTCCGGCAAGAGCATCTACATCGGCGTTGGAATCTTCGATGAGTATTATTGGGGTACGCTGAACATTCAAAAGGCGCTGGCCAAGGACGGCGTATCTTTCAGCTCCCATCTCCTGAATGCCGGCCATGACTGGTATGTCTGGCGCCTGCTTTACAACGATCTGGTGAGCAAAATCCTGTGGAAGTAATTCTGGTTTCGTTTGGAGAAGGTTTTTCATGAAGCAAACGTGGCTGGTCCCGAAGATCCGCGGAAACGGATGGAGGCAGCAGCAGTTCATCCATGATCTGATTTTGCCCGATCGGGGTCCAGCTTAAAGCGATCCAATTCGCTATGATTCGAATCCGACCGCTGCGGTACGCGTGCATCCCGCACCAGGAAGGGCTTGCTTGCAATTGCGAGAGCACTTCTTCATCGTATCTAGGTGGATAATGCTTAAATATAAATAAGTGGTCCGTCTCGAACGGGGCCAGGTTCGTCAGAGGGAACTCCTTGACCTGCTCCTTGATCGGCACGGCGCTTCCGGGCTTAAGTCCCAGCTCCGTGTACAGCAGCTCGTTCACAGGATGGCCCGATGAGCCCTGCACTCTGATTTTGTCGGGGTACAGACGCAGGAGGGATATCGTTTCATGGCCGTAGCTGTCGGATAGCAGGTGACGGGCATAGCTTACCTTCTGTTCCAGCTGGGTGAAGTTTTGCTGTGCTTCTTTTTCGCGGCCAATCAATTCCGCGATTCTGCGGTGATTTTTGCGCCAATCCACCGTGAATTCGAGCATGACCGTAGGTGCGATCTGCTTCAATTGCTCGTAGAAGGGCATATGCCGGAAATCGGCGAGGATCAGGTCCGGGCTGGCTTGCCGCAAGGCGTTCAGCTGGGTTTGAACAAGCCGCTTATGCTCAGACTCGCTTTGCTCGGCATAGTTGTACCCGTTCATTTCCGCCACGGCTTCCACACCCAAGGCAAGCAGGTTATCCTGGTAACGGAAACAAGTCGCTACCGCTACCCTCAACTGTTTTCGCCGCACATATAGGGTTGGAGTAATGCCGGTTTCCCGCTTAAACATACGGCTGAAGTAAAATTCGTTGCCGAAGCCTACTTGTCCGGAAACCTCCTTAATCGAGCAATCCGGTCTGAGCAGCTGCTTCGAGCAGTCAATCCGGATTCGATTCAGGTATTCCACCGGGGACACGCCTTTTTCTTTTTTGAAGCTTCTGGAATAGGAGGTTTGCGTCAATCCCGCGATATGGGAAAGCGTATCCAGCTTCACTTTTTCACGGAAATGCTTGTACATATACTGGATGCTTTGGTCAATTCCCTTGCTCGCTTCCTCTATGCGGTGCTCTTCCGGAGCAGGCTGCAGGAAGCTGTGGAGGAGGCTCTGGAATGCAAGCCGCATCTCTGCTGGATGGACTGAAGGCGATCGACTATCTTCATATAACCGCCGGGTTTCTTCAACGATGGATTGGCCTGTCGTGATGTGCAGCCTGCCGTGGGGAAGCAGGGAGGCGTCCTCATCCGTACGGGAGGCGGTCCAGCTCTCTTTCTGCCTGGAAACCGTTATACGGTGGAGCAGCAGAAGATAGCATTCCACATAGGCGGATTCCAGGATCGCTTCCAGCCTCATCTTCGGATCAAGATAGAATGCTTCCCCTGTCTGCAGGGGAAACACCTCATGGTCGATGCGAAGCAGGCCTTTGCCCTGAATCACGACGCATATAAGCTCTCCCGGGAGCTTAGGATACGGCAGCATGCTGCTGCGCAGAAATTTGCGTTTATGTATAGAAGAGAGGAGAATAAGAGGATATTTTGAGGCACGACCTGGACTTGGCAGCATAGCCGCCTTCACCTTCCTTACCCAATGCGAATAACGAACGTTGAGAATCATTATCAACGTTCGTTATCAGTATAAACCTATATACGAGGTTTGGGAAGGGAGGGCGGCAGCCAGGCGCCTGATCTACTCCTCAATAACGGTCAGCAGCTCCTCGGCAGGCGTACGCTGCTGCACAGGCGGGACGATATCTGGATAGCCGATGTGGAGAATGCCGACGATTTTTTCCCCGGCCTTTACACCGACGTCATGGCGGAAGCGCGGATCGTAGCCGAAGTTGTTGGTTTTCCATACGACACCCAGGCCTTGCTCCCACGCGGCAAGCTGGAAGTTCTGAATCAGACTGCAGACGGCGGCATAATCCTCATCCCACACCTTCTGGCGGGGATCTTCTTTCATGACTATGATGAGATGCGCCGGCACGGCCTGGTAATACTCCATTTTCTTTCGGCCGTACTTTTCTTTATCCTCTGCGGAGTAGGTTTGTACCATGGCCTTCGCAAAGGTCGTCCGTCCTTCGCCTTGAAACAGGATAAATCTCCACGGCTGTCTGTTCAGATGATTGGGAGCCCATACCGCGACGTTCAGCAGCTCTAGAAGCAGGCTTCTCGAGACCGGATCGCTTTTGAACGAGCGGATCGTTCTTCTCGCTTTGATCAGCTCCGCTATCGGGCCATCAAGCTTGGTTTCCATGAAATTCATAACAGGTCGCCTCCTAAGCGGAATTTCGTTTGGTATACAGCAGATAAATAAAGAACGGGGCTCCCACCGCAGAGGTGAGCACGCCTACCGGGACATCCAGGGGCAGGAACAGCGTCCTGCCGGCAAGGTCCGCCACCATAACGATAAGGGCCCCGAGAAGCACCGAGACGGTAAACACGCTGTCGAAGCTGGGGCCAACAAGCTTGCGGGCCATATGCGGTGCTATGAGTCCGACGAATCCTATGCCGCCTGCGACAGAAACGGCGGAGCCTGCGAGAGCCACGCTGATCAAAAGCAGCAGGAGCCGATTTCGTTCCACCGAGCTGCCGGCGCTCGTTGCAATATCGTCCCCGAGCTGCCCGATATTGACATGCCGGGCAAGCAGGAGGGACAGCGGAATAAGAGTTACGCTCCAGGGCAGAATGGTCAGCACGTTCTCCCAATTGGCGGCATATACCGAGCCGGTCAGCCATAAATACGCCTGGCCGGCATCGTTCTTGGGGCTGAATAGGATCATCATGGTTGTGGCTGCCGTGGTTAACGCGGCCATGCCGATGCCGACGAGGATGAGACGGATCGGGGTTACGCCCTTTTTCCAGGCCAGCAGGTACAGAGCCGTGGAGGCGGCCAAAGCTCCGAGCATAGCCGCCACCGGCAGCAAGCGTATACTGACATGGCCGGCCATATAGGTAAGAAAGGTGACTGCCGCAGCGGAAGCGCCGCCGGTTACCCCAATCATGTCCGGCGAAGCGAGCGGGTTGCGGACCATTCCCTGCAGAATCGCGCCTGACGCGGCTAACGATGCGCCAACCATGACGGCTGCAAGAATACGCGGCAGTCTGAGCTGCTGAACAACCATGATATACGACTCCGCGCCCGTTCCCCCTATCGCCCGGATGACATCCGGAGGAGAAATGTACATATCCCCGAGCCCGGTGCTTACGATCGCGATCACGATGCCGAGCAGGAGCAGGACGAGCGAGAGGATCACGGTTTTCTTGTGAATCAAGATGGACCAGCTGCCCTGCTGTGAGCGCAAGAGGATGTAGGATTTCATGTTTTTACAATCCCCTTTCGCGCGATATACATAAAGAACGGGGCGCCGACCGCAGCCGTCATCACGCCGACCGGCACCTCCTCGGGAATCATGATGAACCGCGCGGCCAGATCGGCCAAGATGAGCAGAACCGCACCAAGCACCGCACAATAAGGAATCACCCAACGGAGATCAATGCCGACGATAAACCTGGCGGCATGCGGGATGACAATGCCGATAAAGCCGATCGGGCCGGCCACGGATACCGAGGACCCGGCAAGGATCACGATAATGACACCCGTTACGATTTTCAGCAGGAAGGTCCGCTGTCCCAGACCCTTGGCCGTGTCTTCGCCCATCATCAGAACGTTCAAGTCCCGGGCGACGATCCAGGCCGCTATCCAGCTCATCACGATATACGGAATGACGATGCGCAGCATTTCGGGTGAACGGCCTGCTACCGTTCCTGTCAGCCAATACAGCACGGTGCTGAGGCCCTCGCTGTTCAAAACAAGGATCGCTTGGGTGAAGGAGGCGAAGAGGGCCGTCATAGCGGCACCTGCCAGCACCAGCTTCAGGGGTGTGAGTCCGTCACGTCCGACGGAGCCGAGCGCGTAGACAATCACCGCCCCGAATGCGGCGCCGGCGAAGGCCAGCCACATCAGCGTCTGCATGGAAGACACGGAGAAGGCGATGGCCGCCAGCACCACAATAAAGCTCGCGCCCGCATTGATCCCAAGCGTGCCGGGCGAAGCGAGCGGATTGCGGGTCAAGGTTTGCATGAGCGCTCCTGCAATGGCCAGACTTGCTCCTATGACAGCGGCAATCAGAGCTCTGGGTATTCGGGTTGTCCTGATAATGATCTGCTCGTTCACCGTCTCATCGTAGTGAAAGGCCGCTTGCCACGCAACCGGTACGCTGTAATGAGTCGCCCCGAATAACAAACTAGCCGCTATACACAACAGCAAAGCGATGCAGCCCGCCAGAAGTCCTGCAGACTTCCATACATTCGAATTCATTCCCATCCAGTCCTTCGTCCAGTCTGCTTACTTGATTTCGAAATACTTGTAAAGGTCATCCAGTAATGCCTGAGCGGCTAAAGCGCCTGCGCTCAAATTCCAGGTCACGACGTCCACTTTGAAATACTTTCCGTTTTTGACACCCTCTAAATTTTTCCATAACGGATGTGAAGTCCAGTCGTTCTGCGTCTGCGCCTTTCCCGGAGCATCCGCGTTCAGTTGGGTAATGTCGAAGATATAGTCGCCGTCGAGCTGCGCCATCTGCTCCTTCGAGGTCAGGTTGATGACCGTCTTGCCTTCTACCTGCTGAGACTTCGGACGGGAGAGACCCAGTTCCTTAAAGATCGTTCCGGCAAACCCGGTCACATAGATCCGGGAGCTGCCATCCTCCTCGAACCGCATAATCGAAATCTCCGTTTGGCCCAGCTTGTCGCCGACCTTTTGCTTGAATTCAGCAACGCGCCGGTCCCAATTCTTTATGATTTGCTCCGCCTCTTTCTCCTTGTACAGCGCCTCAGAGCTGATCTTCAGATTTTCCTTCCAGTTGAAAAGATCTTCCGTGATGAGGGTAGGCGCAATGCTGCTGAGCTGCGGATAGATTTTCTCATGACGCGATTTCGTTCCGATAATCAGGTCGGGCTTCAGAGCGATGATCGCCTCCAGATTGGGCTGCGCTTCGCTGCCCAGGTTTTGGACCCCGTCCATTTTATCCCGCAAAAAGGTATACCAGGGCTTTTGGTCCCATGACTCAACGGCGCCGACCGGCTTTACACCCAAGGCAAGCGCGTTGTCGACCATGCCGCTGAACAGCACGACTACGCGTTCCGGCTTTTTCTTCAGTGTAACGGTGCCTAATGCGTGCTTAATCGTTTTCTCCGCCTCGGCGGCAGGCTGCGCTGCTGCGGTCGTGCCGGCAGGAGCTGTGGCAGTACTGCCGTTGGTTCCTGTACTTGCAGTTGTGCCGCATGCCGTGATCACGCATAGGAGCAGCATAATCATCATCATTCGTAAAGCTTTCATTAAACGGCTTCCCCCTTAAGGCTCTCTATGATTGATATTGATAATTATTATCAATTATAGAAGTCACCCTTGCCGTTGTACATGTCCGATTATATCCGTTTTACACACCGATTTTGTCATGGTCATACTCACTTGATTCAAGGGCTTTGAAATAGATGCATAACATTCTAGGAAATGGAAGAAATTATGGTTATCCCGAAGGTAGAAGGAGCCTGACTTGCAATGAGCATTCAACAAATCATCACCATAAGCCTGCTGGTGGTACCGTGGTTAACCATTCTTTTTATGGATGAGCATGAACGGAGACGATTCATGCCGACAACCTTATTTACGGCAGTGACGAGTGGACTTATTTATGAATTTGGGATGATGCTTAACTTTTGGCATTTCGAAGAGGTAAGTTTTCCGCTTGTCATGTACGGATTACTTCCGATCATTGGCATGTGGGTCATCAGGTTTACATACGGACACTTCCTTAGGTTTATGGTGGTGAATGCCATCTTGGATTTAGGGTTTGCTTTTGTGCTCGCCCCTATGTTTGATTCCATAGGCATACTGGGTTCAAACCCCTATACCGGATTGTATATCTATACTATCAACATCTTTCATGCCGCATCCCTGTATGGCTACCAAGTTTGGCAGGAAGGGCATGGAGCGGCGAAGGCCCGATAACTTTCAGAAGGAACGTTATGGCGTCAAAACAAGCCTCCCATCCTTAGAAGATGCGGGGCTATTTTTATAGAACTTATAACTTGCTGCCGGGATGCAGCCGCGTTCATTGGCCCGGTTTCCTTCATCGAACCCTAAAAATGATCACAACAGTTTCAAGACTTAACCATTATTGCGGAGCGGATGAGCCATTATAAGCAGTATAACCGGGCTTATTAACCGAAATTGCGATTAACTATTTGGAAACGTTGGATTATTTTAATAAATGCGTTGACTGAAAGCGCATTTAATATTATGATGTAACCATACAGTTAATCAAAACATAATCATAACATTATCAAATAGGGTAAAGGAGCTGGTGGAACAGAAGTAAAGTTCAGCGCATTCTTGAACAGGAAGTAAACGGAGCCGTATGTTCGAGGAATGGGCATTAGTGAAAATGAAAGTGCTCTCAATGCAGGAAAAAAGGAGAAGGCAGATGAAAAACCAGGATATCTTATGGGGAATTGCTCCGATCGGCTGGCGTAATGATGACATTCCTGAGATTGGTGCCGAGAATACACTTCAGCACCTGTTAAGCGACATTGTGGTGGCCGGCTTTCAAGGTACGGAGGTGGGCGGCTTTTTCCCCGGCCCTCAAGCGTTAAACAAAGAGCTTGGACTCCGTAATTTGAGAGTGGCGGGTCAATGGTTCAGCAGTTTCATCATCCGTGACGGGATGGAGCATGTGCGCGAACGGTTCCACAGCCAATGCCGTTATTTGCAGGAGGTTCATGCAGACGTCATTGTCGTATCGGAGCAGACTTACAGTGTGCAGTGTCTGGATAAGAACGTGTTTACGGAGAAGCCCCATTTTTCAAAGGAAGAATGGGAGAGCTTATGTGCAGGTCTCGAAGAGCTGGGTCAAATTGCCGAATCCTACGGGCTGAAGCTGGTCTACCACCATCATATGGGGACAGGCGTCCAAACGGCGGAAGAAGTGGACCGACTGATGACGGGCACAGATCCGAGATACGTGCATCTGCTGTATGACACGGGACATATGTACGTTTCGGACGGTGATGTTCTGTCTCTGCTTCACACCCATATCGACCGGATCAGGCACGTTCATTTCAAAGATGTAAGAAGCGATGTGCTGGACGGCTGCAGGAAAGACGGGAAGTCCTTTTTGCAATCCTTTTTAAGCGGCATGTTTACGGTACCGGGTGACGGCTGCATCGATTTTACCGGGGTCTACGCTGCTCTGCTGGAGTACGATTATAAAGGCTGGATTGTGGTCGAGGCCGAACAGGACCCTGCCGTGGCGCATCCGCTGGAATACGCGCTGAAGGCCCGCCATTATATTGACGAAGCTTTGCTTGTGACTTCCTAAATAGCGAAGGGGGAAGGATATGAATATGGATGCAGCTCGAAAGTCCGTATTGAACCGTATCATTTTGATTTCAACTTTGGGCGGCCTTTTGTTCGGTTATGACACCGGAGTGATTAACGGGGCGCTTCCCTATATGTCCGCAGCCGATCAGCTCAATCTGACTTCGTTCACTCAGGGGCTCGTAGCCAGCTCGCTTCTGCTGGGCGCAGCGCTCGGGGCCGTGCTGGGGGGCGCTTGTCCGATTACCAGGGACGCCGGAAGAATATCATGTACCTCTCGTTACTGTTTTTTGTATCCACTCTCGGCTGCACCTTTGCGCCGAATGTCACGGTGATGGTGATTTCCCGATTCGTGCTCGGACTTGCCGTAGGAGGCGCTTCCGTAACGGTTCCGTCTTACCTGGCCGAAATTTCCCCTCCGGATCGGCGCGGACAGATTGTGACCAAGAACGAGCTGATGATTGTCTTCGGCCAGCTGCTGGCTTATATCTTCAACGCCATTCTTGGAACGACGTTAGGCGATGTGTCTCATGTGTGGAGGTACATGCTGATCATCTCGGCACTCCCGGCCGTATTCCTTTTTATCGGTATGTTCCGTGTCCCGGAAAGTCCCCGGTGGCTCATTTCCAAGCAAAAGCATGATAAGGCACTGGGAATATTGAACAAAATCCGGGAACAAAAACAGGCGGCAGCCGAACTGTCAGAGATCAAAGCCAACTTATCCCAAGAAGCGGATATCCGTAAAGCGGGATTTAAGGATTTGGGTATTCCATGGATCCGCCGGATTATGTTTATCGGCATAGGGATCGCCGTGGTTCAGCAGGTCACAGGTGTGAACTCCATCATGTACTACGGCACGGAAATTTTAAAGAATGCGGGTTTTGAAACCAAGGCAGCTCTGATCGGCAATATTGCCAACGGCGTCATCTCGGTGCTGGCCACGTTCGTCGGCATCTGGCTGCTGGAGAAAGTCGGCCGAAGGCCGATGCTGATGGTCGGTCTCGCCGGAACCACGTTCTCTCTCCTGTTAATCGCCATTTTCTCCGCTGTACTTGAGGGGTCAACTTCGCTGCCCTATGTGGTCCTGGCACTCACCATTACGTTCCTGGCATTCCAGCAGGGAGCCATATCCCCTGTAACCTGGTTGATGCTGTCGGAGATTTTCCCGCTGCGGCTGCGGGGATTGGGGATGGGGTTAACGGTATTCTGTCTCTGGATCGTAAACTTCGTCATCGGTCTGCTGTTCCCTGTACTGCTTGGGGGTGTCGGCCTGTCCGTAACCTTCTATATTTTTGTTGTCCTGGGTATATTCGCGATTCTGTTCGTCAAAATGTTCCTTCCGGAAACCAGAGGGCTGACCCTCGAACAGCTGGAGCAGCAGTTCCGGGATTACAAGAAAACTCCGCTGCCCGGCAGCTACTCCAATGAAGTGGACAGCTCGAAGAGCGAATTGAACTCGATTTGATGTAAGCGTTATTAATAAGGAAGAAGTACAGCTATCCTACATTCAGGAGGAATCGAATCATGACATTGAAGATCGGTGTAATTGGAACAGGGGCCATCGGACGCGAGCATATCAGAAGAATTACCAATAACTTGTCCGGCGGCAGAATTACCGCAGTAACGGATGTGAATCAGGAAGCGGCCAAAGCCGTGGTCGAGCAGTTCGGGCTGGATGCGGTTGTGTATCCGGATGACCGAACGCTTATTGCTTCCGAGCAAGTGGACGCCATTCTGGTGACCAGCTGGGGGCCGGCCCATCAGGCCAGTGTCATGGCGGGGATTGAAGCCGCCAAGTATGTCTTCTGCGAGAAGCCGCTGGCCACGACGGCGGAGGGATGCAGGAGTATTGTGGACGCGGAAATCAAATTCGGCAGGCGTCTTGTGCAGGTGGGCTTTATGCGTCGCTATGATAACGGATACATCCAGCTGAAAGAAGCGATCGACAGCAACTATATCGGGGAGCCGCTGATGATTCGCTGCGCGCACCGTAATCCATCCGTAGACGAGGGCTATACGACGGATATGGCGATCACCGATACCCTGATTCATGAAATCGACGTGCTGCACTGGCTGATCAACGATGATTACAGCTCCGTCCAGGTAACCTATCCCAAGAAAACCAGACATGCTTCGAGCCACTTGCGTGATCCGCAGCTGGTGACGCTGGAGACGGCAAAAGGGATCGTGATCTCCGCTGAAATCTTCGTAAACTGCAAGTATGGCTATGACATCCAATGTGAAGTGATTGGGGAAGAGGGGATTGTGAAGCTGCCTGAGGTGGCAAGCATCACCTACCGTAAGGAGGCCAAACTGGGCGTCCATCTGCTCATGGACTGGAAACAGCGGTTCCTTGATGCCTATGACAGGGAGCTCCAGGATTTTATCGATTCGATCCGGAAACACGGGCAGCCGCAGGGACCGACTTCGTGGGACGGATATATTGCTGCGGTGACAGCGGACGCTTGCGTGAAGGCGCAGGAATCCGGTCACAGGGAAACGATTGTGTTCGGTGAAAAGCCGGAATTATACAGGGACTACGAGGTCAGCTTCCACCGCGTGTAGTAGGTTCCTATAGAGGGCATGATCAATCCGGTAAGGGAGAGAATGAGATGAAGCTGTGTTTTAACCAAGCGACAACGCTGAACAATTCGAATTTGGTCAAGGACCTGGAGTACTGCGAGAAGCACGGTTACGATTATATCGAAATCCGGACCATGGACAAGCTGCCGGAGTATCTGCAGGATCATTCGATCGACGATCTGGCTCATTATTTCCAGACCCATCATATTAAGCCTCTGGCATTTAACGCCTTGGTCTTCTTCAACAACCGCGATCAGGCCGGCCATGAAGAAATCATCCGGGAGTTCAAGGACATGATGGAGATGGGATCGAAGCTGGGGGTGCAGTACGTTGTAGCCGTCCCCCTGGTGACCACGGACAAAATACGGAAAGCGGACATCAAGAGCAGCTGCGTGGAAGTGCTGAGGGAGCTGTCGGATATCGCCAAGCCTTATGGTCTGAAGATTGCAGTCGAATTTGTCGGACATCCGCAGTGCACGGTGAACACGTTCGGTCAGGCATACGATATTGTAGAGGCCGTGGACCGGGCTAATGTAGGTCTGGTTCTGGACTGCTTCCACTTTCATGCCATGGGCTCGAAGCCGGAGGATTTGGAGAAAGCCGACGCGTCCAAAATTTTCATCCTCCATATCGACGATACCGAGGACTTCCCCATCGGCTTCCTGACCGATGATGACCGGGTATGGCCCGGACTCGGTGCGATCGATCTGGATCATATCTTATCGACCCTCAAGAAGAACGGGTACTCGGACGTGGTATCGGTGGAATTATTCCGGCCGGAATATTATGAGCTCGATGCGGAAGAAGCGATCCGAACCGCGAAAGAGACTACACTTCAGGTAGTATCGAGATACTTCGACCTTCAGTCGGTCGTCGGGTAATGTACCACGAAAATAACGGGGTGAGGTTATGAATACGGCTTTCCAAAGCTGCTCAGCAGATGAATTGACGAAGAAAGCTTCAGAGGCACGGAGAATCATTCTCGAAACCGTGCACTATGCGAATGCCGGCCACGTGGGAGGGCCCTTGTCGGCCATCGACATGCTCATCGCACTGTACTTTTCCGTGATGAACATCAACCCGGATGACCCGCAGTGGGAAGACCGGGACCGCTTTGTACTCTCGAAAGGGCATTCCGCGGTTGCGTTGTATACGGCGCTTGCCCTCCGGGGGTACTTCCCCCTCGAGGAGCTGAAGACGTTCGACCATATCGATTCCAGGCTGCAGGCGCATCCGGATATGAAGCTGCTGCCCGGACTGGACATGTCGTCAGGCTCGCTTGGCCTGGGAATCTCTACGGCCGTCGGCCTGGCCCTAGGAGCGAAGCTCAAGCATCAAACCTTCTATACTTACTGCATGATCGGCGACGGGGAATCGCAGGAAGGGCAGGTATGGGAAGCGGCCGATGTCGCTTCCAAATATAAGCTGAACAACTTGATTGCATTCTTGGATTATAACAAGCTTCAGCAGTACGGCTGGAAAGGGACGGACCGGGAGAGGGAAGTGCCGGTTACGGCACCGGAGCTGCGCTGGGAGGCATTCGGCTGGAACGTCATCAGCATCGACGGGCATGACATGGCCCAAATTCTCGATGCCTGCGCTCAGGCGAAGACGGTGGCGGACCGGCCGACCGTAATCATTGCGCATACGCTCAAAGGCAAAGGGGTCAGCTTTATGGAGAACAACTACCTCTGGCATGCCAAGGTTCCCGATGCGGACGAGTTGAACCGTGCCATTCACGAGATCGAAGCGGAGGGCTGAAGATGACAAGCATGCTATCGGAAAAGCAGGCGGCAATGAGGGATGTATTCGGGGACGTCCTGCTGGAGCTCTCCAAGGCGGACCCCAGGGTACTGGCCCTGGACGGGGACTTGGCGAACTCCACCAAACTCGATAAGGTGGCGGAGCACAATCCGAGCCAGTTCCTGCAGATGGGCATCGCGGAACAGAACATGCTGAGCGTTGCGGCAGGCCTGGCTGCGGTTGGGTTTCAGCCCTGGACGTGCTCGTTCGCGGCTTTCATCTCCAAACGGGCGATCGACCAGATTCAGGTGAATGTGGCTCAGCCCAAGCTGGATGTGAAGATGGTCGGCGCCTACAGCGGTCTGCTGACAGGCTGCACAGGCAAAACGCATCAGGCGCTCGAGGACATCGCGATGATGAGAAGCCTTGCCCATATGGTGGTATTGGCTCCCGCAGACGGAATTGAAGTTCGCAGGGTCATGGAATTTGCCCATCAGTATAACGGCCCGGTATATATACGGTTAGCGAGGGACCCCCTGCCTTATCTCTTTGACGACAGCCATACCTTCACCTTGGGCAAAGGCGTTCAGGTGAAGAGCGGGTCCCATGTCACCATCATCTCGACCGGCACCGAGACGGTCCGGGCACTTCAGGCTGCGGAGTTAT containing:
- a CDS encoding alpha/beta hydrolase → MNNNGNYSASDLEGMGQGGYPYFAYAAVYLPYNYSRDGKPFKVMYLSHGAGNPASEHSWTGKGVIQNQMDNMIASGGSEPFVVVSIDNYATGWNGDNFLNVLVPAIEAKYNVSRDPADRAVVGFSRGAYFTHDVMKTGPDFADSYGLFSAYLPDSTMAADYTALSGKSIYIGVGIFDEYYWGTLNIQKALAKDGVSFSSHLLNAGHDWYVWRLLYNDLVSKILWK
- a CDS encoding helix-turn-helix domain-containing protein yields the protein MRLAFQSLLHSFLQPAPEEHRIEEASKGIDQSIQYMYKHFREKVKLDTLSHIAGLTQTSYSRSFKKEKGVSPVEYLNRIRIDCSKQLLRPDCSIKEVSGQVGFGNEFYFSRMFKRETGITPTLYVRRKQLRVAVATCFRYQDNLLALGVEAVAEMNGYNYAEQSESEHKRLVQTQLNALRQASPDLILADFRHMPFYEQLKQIAPTVMLEFTVDWRKNHRRIAELIGREKEAQQNFTQLEQKVSYARHLLSDSYGHETISLLRLYPDKIRVQGSSGHPVNELLYTELGLKPGSAVPIKEQVKEFPLTNLAPFETDHLFIFKHYPPRYDEEVLSQLQASPSWCGMHAYRSGRIRIIANWIALSWTPIGQNQIMDELLLPPSVSADLRDQPRLLHEKPSPNETRITSTGFCSPDRCKAGARHTSHGRHSGDGS
- a CDS encoding nitroreductase family protein; amino-acid sequence: MNFMETKLDGPIAELIKARRTIRSFKSDPVSRSLLLELLNVAVWAPNHLNRQPWRFILFQGEGRTTFAKAMVQTYSAEDKEKYGRKKMEYYQAVPAHLIIVMKEDPRQKVWDEDYAAVCSLIQNFQLAAWEQGLGVVWKTNNFGYDPRFRHDVGVKAGEKIVGILHIGYPDIVPPVQQRTPAEELLTVIEE
- a CDS encoding FecCD family ABC transporter permease produces the protein MKSYILLRSQQGSWSILIHKKTVILSLVLLLLGIVIAIVSTGLGDMYISPPDVIRAIGGTGAESYIMVVQQLRLPRILAAVMVGASLAASGAILQGMVRNPLASPDMIGVTGGASAAAVTFLTYMAGHVSIRLLPVAAMLGALAASTALYLLAWKKGVTPIRLILVGIGMAALTTAATTMMILFSPKNDAGQAYLWLTGSVYAANWENVLTILPWSVTLIPLSLLLARHVNIGQLGDDIATSAGSSVERNRLLLLLISVALAGSAVSVAGGIGFVGLIAPHMARKLVGPSFDSVFTVSVLLGALIVMVADLAGRTLFLPLDVPVGVLTSAVGAPFFIYLLYTKRNSA
- a CDS encoding FecCD family ABC transporter permease, with protein sequence MNSNVWKSAGLLAGCIALLLCIAASLLFGATHYSVPVAWQAAFHYDETVNEQIIIRTTRIPRALIAAVIGASLAIAGALMQTLTRNPLASPGTLGINAGASFIVVLAAIAFSVSSMQTLMWLAFAGAAFGAVIVYALGSVGRDGLTPLKLVLAGAAMTALFASFTQAILVLNSEGLSTVLYWLTGTVAGRSPEMLRIVIPYIVMSWIAAWIVARDLNVLMMGEDTAKGLGQRTFLLKIVTGVIIVILAGSSVSVAGPIGFIGIVIPHAARFIVGIDLRWVIPYCAVLGAVLLILADLAARFIMIPEEVPVGVMTAAVGAPFFMYIARKGIVKT
- a CDS encoding ABC transporter substrate-binding protein; this encodes MKALRMMMIMLLLCVITACGTTASTGTNGSTATAPAGTTAAAQPAAEAEKTIKHALGTVTLKKKPERVVVLFSGMVDNALALGVKPVGAVESWDQKPWYTFLRDKMDGVQNLGSEAQPNLEAIIALKPDLIIGTKSRHEKIYPQLSSIAPTLITEDLFNWKENLKISSEALYKEKEAEQIIKNWDRRVAEFKQKVGDKLGQTEISIMRFEEDGSSRIYVTGFAGTIFKELGLSRPKSQQVEGKTVINLTSKEQMAQLDGDYIFDITQLNADAPGKAQTQNDWTSHPLWKNLEGVKNGKYFKVDVVTWNLSAGALAAQALLDDLYKYFEIK
- the iolE gene encoding myo-inosose-2 dehydratase: MKNQDILWGIAPIGWRNDDIPEIGAENTLQHLLSDIVVAGFQGTEVGGFFPGPQALNKELGLRNLRVAGQWFSSFIIRDGMEHVRERFHSQCRYLQEVHADVIVVSEQTYSVQCLDKNVFTEKPHFSKEEWESLCAGLEELGQIAESYGLKLVYHHHMGTGVQTAEEVDRLMTGTDPRYVHLLYDTGHMYVSDGDVLSLLHTHIDRIRHVHFKDVRSDVLDGCRKDGKSFLQSFLSGMFTVPGDGCIDFTGVYAALLEYDYKGWIVVEAEQDPAVAHPLEYALKARHYIDEALLVTS
- a CDS encoding Gfo/Idh/MocA family protein; its protein translation is MTLKIGVIGTGAIGREHIRRITNNLSGGRITAVTDVNQEAAKAVVEQFGLDAVVYPDDRTLIASEQVDAILVTSWGPAHQASVMAGIEAAKYVFCEKPLATTAEGCRSIVDAEIKFGRRLVQVGFMRRYDNGYIQLKEAIDSNYIGEPLMIRCAHRNPSVDEGYTTDMAITDTLIHEIDVLHWLINDDYSSVQVTYPKKTRHASSHLRDPQLVTLETAKGIVISAEIFVNCKYGYDIQCEVIGEEGIVKLPEVASITYRKEAKLGVHLLMDWKQRFLDAYDRELQDFIDSIRKHGQPQGPTSWDGYIAAVTADACVKAQESGHRETIVFGEKPELYRDYEVSFHRV